The window ATGGAATTTATCCGCCCATTTCCGCGCAATATCGCTCCCCAACGGCAGAGTTCCGTAACAGGCTCCGGCGCCGAGAAAGGGAGTACATTCGCCATCCCTGATTCTTCCGAGAAGGAGAGTCCAGTCTTTATCTCTAAGCGTATTCGGCATTATATCCTTCCTGTATTTTATTTAATCCGTAGTCGTTCTAATTATATTTTCTCTCTAAGACATCAAGAACCAAATGAAGCAGTTCATCAATCCTGTTGGTTATGCCAAAGGCTCGGTTAGGAATACCTTTATCAGCCTGTAAAAGGAACACGTAAAAAATAACGGGCACAGTGTCATTAAACTCTCGCAAGCGGTTTAATAAATCGAGGCCGGCAGTTGGTTCGGAACCGCGAGCCATATCGGATATAATAATATCATAAACCGATTCTTTTGAATTTGTACTTTTTTTCAATATTTCGAGAGCTTCATCCGTGTTTTTTGCCGTATCGATTTCAGCTCCCAGCTTATGAAACATTTTTCGCTCGTTAATACAGCTTTCGGGATAATCATCCACCCAGAGTATTTTTGCATCCCTAAATACTTCCAGATTTTTTTTAGCGCGATTTATTGCCCGTTTTTTGTCCGATGCGGATATTTCAACACGCCATTGAGAATAATTGGGGGACTTTTCAGCCAATACCATAGCATCATCTATTGAATCACCTATAAATGAGAGTTCCACATCCATAAACTTAAAGCCTGCCAG of the Candidatus Zixiibacteriota bacterium genome contains:
- a CDS encoding response regulator, whose protein sequence is MSTELYIELIKLIPSILWLVIAVVVIIVFYKPIKRDLLPNLAGFKFMDVELSFIGDSIDDAMVLAEKSPNYSQWRVEISASDKKRAINRAKKNLEVFRDAKILWVDDYPESCINERKMFHKLGAEIDTAKNTDEALEILKKSTNSKESVYDIIISDMARGSEPTAGLDLLNRLREFNDTVPVIFYVFLLQADKGIPNRAFGITNRIDELLHLVLDVLERKYN